One window of the Conexibacter sp. SYSU D00693 genome contains the following:
- a CDS encoding phosphotransferase family protein → MTAELVAAAPDPALLREALVDAGAPDPGPDVAIERLAGGASRESWTVGGRWVLKRDHPTETDPPMTAAKELRALVAARDAGVPVPEPLCAEPAGGRFGTAGYVAALVPGTSSPRRVLALDDGARLAVAQDLGAALGALAGVDASDVVDVPAGGAVGAVLADLAEELDAVAPERAVLAVALRVLELHPPPEADPVLVHGDFRLGNVLVDGGRVRAIIDWEFCRAGDPAEDLGFLCLRPWRFGADGRRAGGLAGLEPVLDAYRAACGPRLAALVDPRRVAYWEAVGQLRWGLYCLRHAAGYAEGRHRHLERAVLGRRIAEVEWDLLDLVEELA, encoded by the coding sequence GTGACGGCGGAGCTGGTCGCCGCGGCGCCCGACCCGGCGCTCCTGCGCGAGGCGCTCGTCGACGCCGGCGCGCCCGACCCCGGACCCGACGTCGCGATCGAGCGGCTGGCCGGTGGCGCGTCGCGCGAGTCGTGGACCGTCGGCGGGCGGTGGGTCCTCAAGCGCGACCACCCGACGGAGACCGACCCGCCGATGACCGCCGCCAAGGAGCTGCGGGCGCTGGTGGCCGCGCGCGACGCCGGCGTCCCGGTGCCCGAGCCGCTGTGCGCCGAGCCGGCGGGAGGGCGGTTCGGCACCGCGGGCTACGTCGCCGCGCTCGTGCCCGGGACGTCGAGCCCCCGCAGGGTGCTGGCGCTGGACGACGGCGCGCGCCTGGCGGTCGCGCAGGACCTCGGCGCCGCGCTCGGCGCCCTGGCGGGGGTGGACGCCTCCGACGTCGTCGACGTGCCGGCCGGTGGGGCGGTCGGGGCCGTCCTCGCCGACCTGGCGGAGGAGCTCGACGCGGTCGCGCCCGAGCGTGCGGTGCTCGCCGTCGCCCTGCGCGTCCTCGAGCTGCACCCGCCGCCCGAGGCCGACCCGGTCCTGGTCCACGGCGACTTCCGGCTGGGCAACGTCCTCGTCGACGGCGGCCGCGTGCGGGCCATCATCGACTGGGAGTTCTGCCGCGCCGGCGACCCCGCCGAGGACCTCGGCTTCCTCTGCCTGCGCCCCTGGCGCTTCGGTGCCGACGGTCGCCGCGCTGGTGGCCTCGCCGGGCTCGAGCCGGTCCTCGACGCCTACCGGGCGGCGTGCGGTCCACGGCTGGCCGCGCTCGTCGATCCGCGGCGTGTCGCCTACTGGGAGGCCGTCGGCCAGCTGCGCTGGGGCCTGTACTGCCTGCGCCACGCCGCCGGCTACGCCGAGGGCCGCCACCGCCACCTCGAGCGCGCCGTCCTCGGCCGCCGCATCGCCGAGGTCGAGTGGGACCTGCTGGACCTCGTCGAGGAGCTCGCATGA